Genomic DNA from Gossypium hirsutum isolate 1008001.06 chromosome A01, Gossypium_hirsutum_v2.1, whole genome shotgun sequence:
AATCTTTCTATCTGTAAAATCTTTGCACCCCACCACtctacaaacaaacaaataaaacccCATTATTTCTCTTCTTCATTCATTGACCATCTCTCACACAAAAAAATCTCtcaaaaaccttaaattttttttcttttttggggtttGTTCTTCTTGCTATTGAAATGGTCAtgtcaaactaaaaaaaaaaaagacacttGAAGAAATAATGGATCTTGAGCGACCCCATCGAAGTACTAGCATCAACAACAGTAGCAGCAGCAGTAACGCAACAAGCACCACGAGCGAGCTCTTCATTTGTTTCACCTCACGTCTTTCTTCTTCGTCAATGAAAATCTCTTCGAAATCCATCCTTAGTCCTGGTCGTGCTAGGGAACCTTCCCAAATCTCTCTTTCTTCATCGCTTACTAGGAGGTTGAGAAGCAACGGTAGCATGAAAGGTGGCCAGGCTTCACCCATGTTCCCAACTAATGGCAAGAAAAGAGGATGTGCTTTTGAGAACCCTGAGCCTTCTTCCCCTAAGGTTACTTGTATAGGTCAAGTTAGGGTCAAGACCAAGAAACAAGGCAAAAAGTTTAGAGCTTGCAGATCTAAGAGAAGAGGGGAAGTTAGTTTCAGGAAAGTGGATCATACTAACAATGCCAACAATGGGAGCAATGGTCTTGAAGCAAGTAGCAGCTTTCATCTTTTGAGCAGCGGTAGTCAACATCATCAGCAACAACAATGCAAGAAATGGGTTCATTTTCCGGTGACTATTTGCGAAGCGTTGAGGGCATTTGGGGCTGAGTTTAACTGCTTTTTGCCTTGTAGGCCTTCTTGCATGGCTAACCAAAGGGAtaaagaagagaaaagaggatCTAATGGGAGCAATGAGAATGGGAGCTCTTGTGGGGCTGTATTTGCAAGGTGGTTGGTGGCAGTGCAAGAAGGGGAAGGGAAAGGGAGGGAGATTGAGCTGGTGGTTGGTGGtggggaagatgatgatgattatgATGGTGAGAGAAGGAAAAGCAGTGAAATGATGAGGAGCAGTCAAAGGAGACATGTGTTTGAGgatattgaaataaatgattatttgggtgatgaagaagaagaagaagaaaaaggtagGGTGAGTATTTGTATACCACCCAAGAATGCTTTGTTGTTGATGAGGTGTAGATCTGATCCTGTTAAAATGGCTGCtcttgctaacaaattcctggAAACTCCATTGCCAAAAGatgaacaagaagaagaagaagaaaaaaaagaggttCAAGAGGGTGCTGTGGAAGTGGAAAGAGAAGGAATTGAACGCCAAGAGTTTAGTGAAGTCAGTGAAATGTTTGTTTCTTGTGAAGCCACTGAGGAACAAGAAATCCCAGAAGCTGAAGCTGAAGTTGAAACAGAGGCTGAATCTGTTTTGGTACTAAGGGATGAAGCTGAAGTAAATGAAGAAAGTTCAGGAAGAAGTTCAAATGAAGAAACAATTCTAGAATGTcaagaacaagaaattgaaagaaaacaagaaGACGACCAGCAAGAGTCAACAATAAGAGAAGAAACTTCTCCCCATGTTTCATTTTATCTTGACAAGCTTTATGTTGAAGAAAATGAAGGTGGCCTTGAAGAAGAACTCCTACAAGAAGCTGAAGATGAAAATGAAACTGTTAGTGTTAAAGCGGAGGAAGAAGAATATAAAGCTGCTGTTGAAGAAGAAGCTGAAGAAGAGAGTACAACTTCAACAGTAGAAGAGAAAGAAACTGAGACAACCCAAGGAAGATCCGAATCCGAATGCCCGGAAATGGGAGAACCCGAT
This window encodes:
- the LOC107917936 gene encoding uncharacterized protein, whose amino-acid sequence is MDLERPHRSTSINNSSSSSNATSTTSELFICFTSRLSSSSMKISSKSILSPGRAREPSQISLSSSLTRRLRSNGSMKGGQASPMFPTNGKKRGCAFENPEPSSPKVTCIGQVRVKTKKQGKKFRACRSKRRGEVSFRKVDHTNNANNGSNGLEASSSFHLLSSGSQHHQQQQCKKWVHFPVTICEALRAFGAEFNCFLPCRPSCMANQRDKEEKRGSNGSNENGSSCGAVFARWLVAVQEGEGKGREIELVVGGGEDDDDYDGERRKSSEMMRSSQRRHVFEDIEINDYLGDEEEEEEKGRVSICIPPKNALLLMRCRSDPVKMAALANKFLETPLPKDEQEEEEEKKEVQEGAVEVEREGIERQEFSEVSEMFVSCEATEEQEIPEAEAEVETEAESVLVLRDEAEVNEESSGRSSNEETILECQEQEIERKQEDDQQESTIREETSPHVSFYLDKLYVEENEGGLEEELLQEAEDENETVSVKAEEEEYKAAVEEEAEEESTTSTVEEKETETTQGRSESECPEMGEPDPESKSKESESQEDLLPDCLLLMMCEPKLSMEVSKETWVCSTDFIRCVPEKKKKKKKKQQQKPEVKQKDGGDQPKARISIDRNPAPILLHPPRSSCSFPAPPPMATAAKGGGGCGPMAKGYESFVLTRCKSEPRRSSAKLAPDACFWKNRKLEPAALEVGAAGVGF